One window of Nocardia nova SH22a genomic DNA carries:
- a CDS encoding vWA domain-containing protein: protein MTTASRNDSPAGRGPLADEPNHETRRQILYWRLLAGVFSGDQQPTLEQASAHIVEDLDLPLAVLDPGVSIDTVAQRYPEMKAEFESLDFAGNQDTARTDGSAGGAVDTANPAAEVVSPEDADASHLPIGAADVRTAALVSKLLLNVFATGSGQVSATQLAGWQSDAGWLRRCLGEEQAGAVQGVLAGLEGDLVSRMRLREVLADPHLAAQLTPSMSLIEQLLRDKHNLSGVALANAKRLIRRYVDEVAEVLRTQVQQTSAGTVDRTVAPKRILRNLDVDRTIWKNLPNWNPEDERLYVDRLYYHRTAKRTVPARMIVVVDQSGSMVDSMVNCTILASIFAGLPKVDVHLIAYDTRALDLTPWVHDPFEVLLRTNLGGGNDGPVAMAMAQPKITDPKNTVLVWISDFYEFDRSQPLFESMEAVHRSGVKLIPVGSVNSSGHQSVNPWFRERFKNLGTPVISGRIQKLVGELKNFLD from the coding sequence ATGACCACTGCATCACGAAACGATTCACCGGCGGGTCGCGGTCCGCTGGCAGATGAGCCCAATCACGAGACCCGACGCCAGATCCTGTACTGGCGGCTGCTGGCCGGGGTCTTCTCCGGGGATCAGCAGCCCACGCTGGAACAGGCGAGCGCCCATATCGTCGAGGATCTGGATCTGCCGCTGGCCGTGCTCGATCCCGGCGTCTCCATCGACACTGTGGCGCAACGCTATCCGGAGATGAAGGCGGAGTTCGAGAGTCTGGACTTCGCCGGGAACCAGGACACTGCCCGGACCGACGGCTCCGCGGGCGGCGCAGTCGACACCGCGAACCCGGCGGCAGAGGTCGTGTCGCCGGAGGATGCGGATGCCTCGCATCTTCCGATCGGCGCGGCCGATGTGCGCACCGCCGCACTGGTTTCCAAGCTGCTGCTCAATGTGTTCGCCACCGGGTCCGGTCAGGTCAGCGCCACGCAGCTGGCGGGCTGGCAGTCCGACGCCGGTTGGCTGCGGCGCTGCCTGGGCGAGGAACAGGCCGGTGCCGTACAGGGTGTGCTCGCCGGACTGGAAGGCGATCTGGTGTCGCGGATGCGACTGCGCGAGGTGCTGGCCGATCCACACCTGGCCGCCCAGCTCACCCCGAGCATGTCGCTCATCGAACAGTTGTTGCGGGACAAGCACAATCTGTCCGGGGTGGCGCTGGCGAATGCCAAGCGCCTGATCCGCCGCTACGTCGACGAGGTCGCCGAGGTGCTGCGCACCCAGGTGCAGCAGACCAGCGCGGGCACCGTCGACCGCACGGTCGCGCCCAAACGCATCCTGCGCAATCTGGATGTGGACCGCACGATCTGGAAGAACCTGCCGAACTGGAATCCCGAGGACGAGCGCCTCTACGTCGACCGGCTCTATTACCACCGGACCGCCAAACGCACCGTGCCCGCCCGCATGATCGTGGTGGTGGATCAGTCCGGGTCCATGGTCGATTCCATGGTCAACTGCACCATTCTGGCGTCCATCTTCGCGGGCCTGCCCAAGGTGGATGTGCATCTGATCGCCTACGACACCCGCGCCCTGGATCTCACCCCGTGGGTGCACGATCCGTTCGAGGTCCTGCTGCGCACCAATCTCGGTGGCGGCAACGACGGCCCGGTCGCCATGGCGATGGCGCAACCCAAGATCACCGATCCGAAAAATACCGTGCTGGTGTGGATTTCGGACTTCTACGAGTTCGATCGATCACAGCCGCTGTTCGAATCCATGGAGGCGGTCCACCGCTCCGGGGTGAAACTCATCCCGGTCGGCTCGGTGAACAGCTCCGGCCATCAGAGTGTCAATCCCTGGTTCCGGGAACGCTTCAAGAACCTCGGCACCCCGGTGATTTCCGGACGCATCCAGAAGCTCGTGGGCGAGCTCAAGAACTTTCTCGACTAG
- a CDS encoding ATP-binding protein, protein MNDVLRAPAEVKYAEELDWLESIDDGPKPFAWRLSPKMVRLFILGSERADGLDREVEQKWFGDRSFVERSIVTLASDRGLLLIGDPGTGKSWLAELLSAAISRNSTLVVQGTAGTTEDHIKYSWNISMVIAKGQSRESMIPSPIMTAMEQGVIGRFEELTRSTSDVQDALISILSEKYVSIPELDDDNVVFAQPGFSIIATANSRDRGVNDLSSALKRRFNFVRIPVVSNKKSEAEIVRFRTAELLRRHSIELELPPTLLDILLESFADLRAAAAAAGSDDDKLESALSTAEQIGVLEDAILHSQFFGAKELRAETLAGSLVGSLARRTPEDLAILNKYLHGVVEPRTKDKKGEPAWGEFLEGGRAAIARLS, encoded by the coding sequence ATGAACGACGTTTTGCGCGCACCCGCCGAGGTCAAGTACGCCGAGGAGCTGGACTGGCTGGAGTCGATCGACGACGGCCCCAAGCCGTTCGCGTGGCGGCTGAGCCCGAAGATGGTGCGGCTGTTCATCCTCGGCTCCGAACGCGCCGACGGACTCGACCGCGAGGTGGAGCAGAAATGGTTCGGTGACCGCAGTTTCGTCGAGCGCAGCATCGTCACGCTGGCCTCCGACCGCGGGCTGCTACTGATCGGCGATCCGGGTACCGGTAAGAGCTGGCTGGCCGAACTGCTGTCGGCGGCCATCAGCCGCAATTCCACACTCGTGGTGCAGGGCACCGCGGGCACCACCGAGGACCACATCAAGTACTCGTGGAACATCTCCATGGTCATCGCCAAGGGCCAGTCGCGGGAGTCGATGATCCCGTCGCCGATCATGACGGCGATGGAGCAGGGCGTGATCGGCCGCTTCGAGGAGCTCACCCGCTCCACCAGTGACGTGCAGGACGCGCTGATCTCCATCCTGTCGGAGAAGTACGTCTCGATTCCCGAACTCGACGACGACAATGTGGTGTTCGCGCAGCCGGGTTTCTCCATCATCGCCACCGCCAACAGCCGTGACCGCGGTGTGAACGATCTGTCCTCGGCGCTCAAGCGGCGCTTCAACTTCGTGCGGATCCCGGTGGTGTCCAACAAGAAGAGCGAGGCGGAGATCGTGCGCTTCCGCACCGCGGAACTGCTGCGCCGCCACTCCATCGAACTGGAACTGCCGCCGACGCTGCTGGACATCCTGCTGGAGAGCTTCGCCGATCTGCGAGCCGCGGCGGCCGCCGCCGGCAGCGACGACGACAAGCTCGAGTCGGCGCTGTCCACCGCCGAGCAGATCGGCGTCCTCGAGGACGCCATCCTGCACAGTCAGTTCTTCGGTGCGAAGGAGCTGCGCGCCGAGACCCTGGCGGGTTCGCTGGTCGGATCGCTGGCCCGCCGCACACCCGAGGACCTGGCCATTCTGAACAAGTACCTGCACGGCGTGGTCGAGCCGCGCACCAAGGACAAGAAGGGCGAGCCCGCCTGGGGTGAATTCCTGGAGGGTGGCCGGGCGGCGATCGCGAGGTTGTCGTGA